DNA from Fibrobacter sp. UWB15:
TAATTAGTAGTGTTCCGGTTTCATCACGATAAGAATCGCGTCGACAACGACGCCTACGCCACAAAGGCCGCCGGTGCAAAGCCAAAGGATTCCGGTCCAAATTTTGCCTT
Protein-coding regions in this window:
- a CDS encoding TM2 domain-containing protein, yielding MPAQGEHNKWIALALCILLGYLGLHRFYEGKIWTGILWLCTGGLCGVGVVVDAILIVMKPEHY